A region of the Deltaproteobacteria bacterium genome:
ACGTGGTCGCGCCGGCGCGACAAATAACTAAATCGGCGCGCGCGTAGGCTTCGTCCATCTTATCGATGAAAGGCATGATCTCAGCTTCGAAGGGCAACGCCCCATACGCCTTTTGGATCGCCGCAAAATCCGCTTGGCCGGTTTGATGGGTAATGGAAATTTCCGTGCCCAGATCGATCAATTCCTTGAGCGCATCGACCAAGGCGAAATTGATCCGCCGGGCGCCCAAGCTGCCGCCGAAAATCAGCAGCGAGAATTTTTCGCCGCGGCTAATTTTTGGTAATTCACGCCAGCGCACCGGATTGCCGCTCTCGATCACCCGCGCACCGGGAAGATAATCGGCGCTCTTAGAATAAGCCGTAAAGACCCGGTCGACCCAGCGCGCTAACAATTTGTTGGTGAACCCCGGCCGCAAATTTTGCTCCATGATCGCGCAGCGAATTTTTTTTAGTTTCCCAGCGAGCAACAACGGCCCCGACGCATAACCGCCCAAACCGACGATGCAGTCAGGACAAAACTGATTTATTATTTTGAGCGAGCGCCAAAGACTCGCCGGCACGTCGTAGAGCGCCTCGACGATGCCGCGTAAACCCCGTCCCTTGATGCCTTTCACCGTCAACGTTTCCAGTTTGAATCCTTCCTTAGGCAACACCCGAAACTCGATTCCTTGTTCGGTGCCGACGAAGAGAATTTCCACAGCGCCGTCGCGCCGTTGAAACTCCCGGGCCACCGCCAGGCCGGGGAACAGATGGCCGCCGGTGCCCCCACCGGCGAAAATCACCCGCATGCTACAGTCTCCGGCGCGAGAGACCGAGCAAGATGCCCGCCTCCACCAAGTTGAGTACCATCGCCGAACCGCCGTAGCTGATGAACGGCAAAACCAATCCCTTGGTCGGCATCAATCCCATGACCACGCCCATGTGAATCAACGCCTGCAGACCGAGCAGCACGGTGAGGCCGAACGCCAAATATTGTTCGAAGGGCTCTTCGATCTTGGCGGTGAGCTGAAGGCCGCGCCAAATGATCAAGCCGAACAAAGCCAAAACCGCAATCGCCCCGAGCAATCCAAGCTCTTCGCCGATCACCGAGTAAATAAAATCGGTATGGGCCTCGGGCAGATAAAAAAGTTTTTGCCGGCTCTCGCCCAATCCCCGGCCGCCGATTTGCCCCGAACCGAAAGCGATCAGCGATTGCACGACGTGAAAGCCGCTGCCCGACGCGTCGGCCCAAGGGTCGAGAAAACTCATCAGCCGGCGCAGACGGTACTCCGCCTTGGTCATGACATAGATCAACACCGGCAGCGCCATCAGGCCAGTGGCTAGCAAGTGCTTCAGCCGCGCGCCGCCGATGAAGAGCATAAAATAGAGCAGCATGGTCAAGATCAGCACGCTGCCGAAGTCCGGTTCGAGCAGCAGCACGCCGGCGAAAATCCCGCAGACGATCAAGTGCGGCAGCACGCCCACGGAGAAGGTCTGAATCTGCTGTTCTTTTTTCGCCATCGAATGAGCGAGATAGAAAACCATCGCCAACTTGGCCAATTCCGAGGGCTGAAAGGCGAAACCCGGCAGCATGATCCAGCGCCGCGCGCCGCCGCGGTGAGAGCCGATGCCGGGAATCAATACCGCGATCAGAATCAGCAGCGTCAAGCCGAGCAGCGGATAGGCCATGCGCCGGTAAAATTCCGACGGCAACATGGAACAGATCACCAGCAAAATCGCGCCAACGCCCATGGCGATCATTTGTTTGCGGAAAAAATAAGTGCCGTCGGCGTAACGCTCCTGGGAATAGAGATAACTGGTGCTCAGTACCATGGTGAGGCCCAGGGCCAACAGCACGGCGACCGCGCAGAGCATCCATTTATCGATGGCTAGACCGTCTCTCATAATCCTTGCACCAATTTTTTAAAAACCTTGCCGCGCTCGGCGTAGTTGTGAAATTGATCGAAGCTCGAACAGGCCGGCGACAACAACACGACATCGCCCGGTTGGCCATGGGCCGCGGCGTCGCGTAGCGCGGCGCCGATGTCGTCGACCAATACGGTCGTCGTCAGCTTGCCCAAAGCATTGGCGATGGTCTGTTTCGCCGCGCCGAACAGAACCAAGCGACGCACTTTTTGTTTGACGATCGCTTCGAGGGGCGCGTACTCGCCGCCTTTATCGACGCCGCCGGCGAGTAAAATCACCGGCGCGGAAAAACTCGCCAAGGATTTCACCACCGCGCCGACGTTGGTGCCTTTGGAATCGTTGTAGTAGCGAACGCCGTCTTTTTCGCGCACGAACTCAAGACGGTGTTCGAGGCCGGGGAATTCTTCGAGCGTTTGCATAATCGCTCGGCGCGAAACACCAGCAATTTTTGCGGCCGCGATGGCGGCCATGATATTTTCTACGTTGTGCACGCCATGGATTTTTGCGCCGGCGAGCGAAAACCTCTCTTCGCCGCCGCCGTCGCGCCAAATAATTTCATTCGCCGTGGCGAACACGCCGCTGTCGACGGCGCCGAAACCGAAAGATATCACCCGCGCTTTCATTTGATCTCGAAGCTGCCACACCAAAGGATCGTCGCGGTTGAGAATCGCCACGTCGTCCGGTTGCTGGGCCGCGAAGATGCGCGCCTTGGCGCGGCAGTATTCCGCGAAGCCGGTGTAACGATCCAAATGGTCCTCGGTCAAATTGAGCAGCAAGGCGATGCGCGGACGAAAGCTTTCGACCCATTCCAATTGAAAGCTGCTGATCTCCACCACGCCCCAATCCCAGTCATGATTCACCGCGCCGATAAATGGCGCGCCCAGATTGCCACCGAGAAAGGTTTTCTGGCCGTCGGCTTGGAGCATCTTGCCGATCAAAGTCGTCGTCGTACTCTTGCCGTTGGTGCCGGTGATCGCCACCAGCGGGGAGTGAAAAAAATTGCCCGCCAGTTCAATCTCGCTCAACACCGAAATCCGTCGCGCCTGGGCGGTTTGCAAAAGCAAATGGCTCATCGGCACGCCGGGGCTCGGCACGACGTAGTCCACGCCATCGAGCTGAGCGGTCGCTTCAGCGCCGAAATGATAATCGATCGCCAAGCCGGCCAGGGCCGCCACTTCCGCGTTTAATTCTTCGGCGCTGCGCACATCGCTAACCGACACGCGGGCCTCCCGCTCGGCGAGAAAACGGGCGCACTCCCGGCCGGTGCGCGCCAGACCGATGAGCAAAAACTTTTTCCCCCTGAGATCCATTTTCAAGCGCCATATTTATCTGAGCTTCAAGGTGCTCAAGCCGATCACCGCGCAGATGAAAGAGATAATCCAAAAGCGCACGATGATCTGCGGCTCCTTCCAGCCTTTGAGTTCATAATGATGATGAATCGGCGCCATCAGAAATACCCGTTTGCGCCTGAGCTTGTAGGAAACCACTTGGAAAATCACCGACAGCGCTTCCATGACGAACACGCCGCCGACGATAATCAAGAGAATTTCGTTCTTGGTCATCACCGCGACCACGCCGAGGGCAGCGCCCAGCGCTAAAGAGCCGACATCGCCCATGAACATTTGCGCCGGATACGCGTTGTACCAAAGAAAGCCCAAGCCGGCGGCCACCACGGCGGCGCAGAAAACGCTCAACTCGCCGACGCCGGCGACGTAGGGAATCTGCAAATACTCGGCGAGCTTCAAATGTCCGGTGACGTAGGCGACCACCGCATAGGTGCCGGCGGCGACCATCACTGGGCCGATGGCCAAGCCGTCCAAACCGTCGGTAAGATTGACGGCGTTGGAAGCGCCGACGATCACCAACATGGCGAACGGAATGTACAAAACGCCGAGATCGATGCGCAGGGTTTTAATAAATGGAAAGGCGATCTCGGTGCTAAATCTCGGCTGATAGTAAAGCGCCACGGCAACGGCAAAGGCGACCAGCAATTGGCCCAACAGCTTGGCCCGCGGCGGCAGACCTTTGCTGTTTTTCCGCGTCAGCTTCAAATAGTCGTCGGCGAAGCCCACCGCGCCGGCGCCGATGGTGGCGAGCAGCGCCAGCATCACGTAGCGATTGCCAATATCGGCCAGCATCAAAGTCGAGATCGCCAAAGCGATGATGATCAACACGCCGCCCATGGTCGGCGTGCCCGCTTTGACCGCGTGGGTAGCCGGCCCGTCGTCGCGGATTTGCTGGCCGATCTGTTTCTCCGTCAACCTGCGAATCAGCCAGGGACCGAGTAAAAATGAGATCAACAACGACAACAGCGATGCCATAGCGGCGCGAAACGTAATATAGCGAAAGACATTAAAGCCGGGAAAAACCGTCGCCAACGGATATATTAGATAGTAAAGCAACTGCCCTACGCCTTCCCGCCCGATAATTCGCCGATAACTTTTTCCATCTTCATGCCGCGCGAACCTTTGACCAACAACCAGTCGCCGGTTTTGAGACTGCCGCGCAAACGCGCCGCGATGTCGCTATGATCTTTGCCGATGAAAATTTT
Encoded here:
- a CDS encoding phospho-N-acetylmuramoyl-pentapeptide-transferase, producing the protein MLYYLIYPLATVFPGFNVFRYITFRAAMASLLSLLISFLLGPWLIRRLTEKQIGQQIRDDGPATHAVKAGTPTMGGVLIIIALAISTLMLADIGNRYVMLALLATIGAGAVGFADDYLKLTRKNSKGLPPRAKLLGQLLVAFAVAVALYYQPRFSTEIAFPFIKTLRIDLGVLYIPFAMLVIVGASNAVNLTDGLDGLAIGPVMVAAGTYAVVAYVTGHLKLAEYLQIPYVAGVGELSVFCAAVVAAGLGFLWYNAYPAQMFMGDVGSLALGAALGVVAVMTKNEILLIIVGGVFVMEALSVIFQVVSYKLRRKRVFLMAPIHHHYELKGWKEPQIIVRFWIISFICAVIGLSTLKLR
- the ftsW gene encoding putative lipid II flippase FtsW, with amino-acid sequence MRDGLAIDKWMLCAVAVLLALGLTMVLSTSYLYSQERYADGTYFFRKQMIAMGVGAILLVICSMLPSEFYRRMAYPLLGLTLLILIAVLIPGIGSHRGGARRWIMLPGFAFQPSELAKLAMVFYLAHSMAKKEQQIQTFSVGVLPHLIVCGIFAGVLLLEPDFGSVLILTMLLYFMLFIGGARLKHLLATGLMALPVLIYVMTKAEYRLRRLMSFLDPWADASGSGFHVVQSLIAFGSGQIGGRGLGESRQKLFYLPEAHTDFIYSVIGEELGLLGAIAVLALFGLIIWRGLQLTAKIEEPFEQYLAFGLTVLLGLQALIHMGVVMGLMPTKGLVLPFISYGGSAMVLNLVEAGILLGLSRRRL
- the murG gene encoding undecaprenyldiphospho-muramoylpentapeptide beta-N-acetylglucosaminyltransferase, coding for MRVIFAGGGTGGHLFPGLAVAREFQRRDGAVEILFVGTEQGIEFRVLPKEGFKLETLTVKGIKGRGLRGIVEALYDVPASLWRSLKIINQFCPDCIVGLGGYASGPLLLAGKLKKIRCAIMEQNLRPGFTNKLLARWVDRVFTAYSKSADYLPGARVIESGNPVRWRELPKISRGEKFSLLIFGGSLGARRINFALVDALKELIDLGTEISITHQTGQADFAAIQKAYGALPFEAEIMPFIDKMDEAYARADLVICRAGATTLAELTAFGKAAILVPYPYAIYDHQRGNAQALHERGAAQMILDQDLTGTRLAECIRSYFTDPSRLERMAAAARAMGRPDAAARIVEECYALVGG
- the murD gene encoding UDP-N-acetylmuramoyl-L-alanine--D-glutamate ligase, producing MDLRGKKFLLIGLARTGRECARFLAEREARVSVSDVRSAEELNAEVAALAGLAIDYHFGAEATAQLDGVDYVVPSPGVPMSHLLLQTAQARRISVLSEIELAGNFFHSPLVAITGTNGKSTTTTLIGKMLQADGQKTFLGGNLGAPFIGAVNHDWDWGVVEISSFQLEWVESFRPRIALLLNLTEDHLDRYTGFAEYCRAKARIFAAQQPDDVAILNRDDPLVWQLRDQMKARVISFGFGAVDSGVFATANEIIWRDGGGEERFSLAGAKIHGVHNVENIMAAIAAAKIAGVSRRAIMQTLEEFPGLEHRLEFVREKDGVRYYNDSKGTNVGAVVKSLASFSAPVILLAGGVDKGGEYAPLEAIVKQKVRRLVLFGAAKQTIANALGKLTTTVLVDDIGAALRDAAAHGQPGDVVLLSPACSSFDQFHNYAERGKVFKKLVQGL